The Collimonas sp. PA-H2 genome contains a region encoding:
- the earP gene encoding elongation factor P maturation arginine rhamnosyltransferase EarP gives MQPKSPSDQRPPTTLALFCKVVDNYGDIGICWRLARQLEQEHGIAVTLWVDDLPSFRRICPEVDVDRELQLISGVTVRHWRDQQGAFSAQDVAAIVIEFFACDIPPGYIKAMSERSPRPVWLNLEGLSAEEWVEGCHALSSPQPQSLTKYFFFPGFTSRTGGLPLESGLLRQRGAFQQDAAAMAVFLGQFGVTPAEMASLKISLFCYPQAPVAELFATWQNSSRTITCLVPEGVAADAVQAFLGQAATAGASATRGGLTLRVLPFVPQPDYDKLLWACDLNFVRGEDSFVRAQWAAKPFIWHIYPQDKDLHHVKLNAFLQATSAKTPSLVAFSLGWNGAAGEAVDWNAAWRRFEAELPEIARLSTNWEQQLLANGDLASNLCKFAETVK, from the coding sequence ATGCAGCCGAAATCCCCATCCGACCAGCGCCCGCCAACAACCCTGGCCTTGTTTTGCAAGGTCGTCGACAACTATGGCGACATCGGGATCTGCTGGCGCCTGGCGCGGCAGCTGGAGCAGGAACACGGGATTGCCGTGACCCTGTGGGTCGACGACTTGCCGAGTTTCCGGCGGATTTGCCCGGAAGTCGACGTCGATCGCGAACTGCAGCTGATCAGCGGCGTCACGGTACGCCACTGGCGCGACCAGCAAGGCGCATTCAGCGCGCAAGACGTGGCCGCTATCGTGATCGAGTTTTTTGCCTGCGACATCCCACCCGGCTACATCAAGGCCATGTCGGAACGCAGTCCGCGTCCGGTGTGGCTGAACCTGGAAGGACTGAGCGCGGAAGAATGGGTGGAAGGCTGCCATGCCTTGTCGTCGCCGCAGCCGCAATCCTTGACCAAATATTTCTTCTTTCCCGGCTTCACCAGCCGCACCGGCGGCTTGCCGCTGGAATCAGGATTGCTCCGGCAGCGCGGGGCATTCCAGCAGGATGCGGCGGCGATGGCCGTTTTTCTCGGGCAATTCGGCGTCACGCCGGCAGAGATGGCATCCCTCAAAATCTCCCTGTTCTGCTATCCCCAGGCCCCGGTTGCCGAGCTGTTCGCAACCTGGCAAAACAGCAGCCGGACGATCACCTGCCTGGTGCCGGAAGGCGTGGCCGCCGATGCCGTCCAGGCATTTCTCGGACAAGCCGCGACCGCAGGCGCCAGCGCCACCCGCGGTGGGCTGACGCTGCGCGTACTGCCCTTCGTGCCGCAACCTGATTACGACAAGCTGCTGTGGGCCTGCGACCTCAATTTCGTCCGCGGCGAGGATTCCTTCGTGCGTGCGCAGTGGGCAGCAAAACCCTTCATCTGGCATATCTATCCGCAGGACAAGGATTTGCACCACGTCAAGCTGAATGCCTTCCTGCAGGCCACTAGCGCCAAAACTCCCAGCCTGGTCGCGTTTTCTTTGGGATGGAATGGCGCCGCCGGCGAAGCCGTCGACTGGAACGCGGCATGGCGCCGCTTCGAGGCTGAACTACCGGAAATTGCCAGACTGTCTACTAATTGGGAGCAACAACTGTTGGCAAATGGCGACCTCGCCTCCAATTTATGCAAGTTCGCCGAAACAGTTAAGTAA
- a CDS encoding cytochrome ubiquinol oxidase subunit I — translation MIPIDEVVALSRLQFAATAMFHFLFVPLTLGLAWILVIMESVYVMTGSPVYKDMTRFWGKLFGINFAMGIATGITLEFQFGTNWSYYSHYVGDIFGTPLAIEGMMAFFLESTFVGLFFFGWDRLSRVQHLLVTFLVALGSSLSALWILIANGWMNNPVGAEFNYETMRMELTSIVDVIFNPVAQVKFVHTLSAGYVAASMFVLGISAFYLLRGRDTAFALRSFAIAAGFGLASTLSVIVLGDESGYTAGEVNKVKLAAMEAEWHTEPAPAGITVVGWPNEKEQRTDYAIKIPYVLGLIGTRSADKQITGIQDLKKEHEVRIRNGMLAYAALTRLKGGDKSPEAVAAFDQRKDDLGYGLLLKKYTPNVIDATPEQIGMAVNDTFPKIAPMFWSFRLMVGLGMLFLFIFSCSFYFLIRKQLAKQRWLLRLAVYSIPLPWVAIELGWLLAEYGRQPWTISGVLPTHLSASTLQPGSLYFSLAGFLGFYGFLFIIEMILMVKYARRGPSSLHTGKYHWERLAASTSDSSAKA, via the coding sequence ATGATTCCTATCGATGAAGTCGTCGCCCTGTCGCGCCTGCAGTTCGCTGCGACCGCGATGTTCCATTTTCTATTCGTGCCGCTCACCCTCGGGCTGGCATGGATCCTGGTCATCATGGAGTCGGTCTATGTGATGACCGGCAGTCCGGTCTACAAGGACATGACGCGCTTCTGGGGCAAGCTGTTCGGCATCAATTTCGCCATGGGGATCGCCACCGGCATCACCTTGGAATTCCAGTTCGGCACCAACTGGTCGTATTACTCGCACTATGTCGGCGACATCTTCGGCACACCGCTGGCGATCGAAGGGATGATGGCCTTCTTCCTCGAATCGACCTTCGTCGGCCTGTTCTTCTTCGGCTGGGATCGCTTGTCGCGGGTCCAGCATCTGCTGGTCACCTTCCTGGTGGCGCTGGGCTCCAGCCTGTCGGCCTTGTGGATCCTGATCGCCAACGGCTGGATGAACAATCCGGTCGGCGCCGAGTTCAATTATGAAACCATGCGCATGGAGCTGACCAGCATCGTCGACGTCATCTTCAATCCGGTGGCGCAGGTGAAGTTCGTCCACACCCTGTCCGCAGGCTATGTCGCCGCTTCCATGTTCGTGCTGGGCATCTCCGCCTTTTATCTGCTGCGCGGCCGCGATACCGCCTTCGCCCTGCGCTCGTTTGCGATCGCGGCCGGCTTCGGCCTGGCCTCGACCCTGTCGGTGATCGTGCTCGGCGACGAATCCGGCTACACCGCGGGCGAAGTCAACAAGGTCAAGCTGGCGGCGATGGAGGCCGAATGGCATACCGAACCGGCGCCGGCCGGCATCACCGTGGTCGGCTGGCCCAACGAGAAAGAACAGCGCACCGACTATGCCATCAAGATCCCGTATGTGCTGGGCCTGATCGGCACCCGCTCAGCCGACAAGCAGATCACCGGCATCCAGGATCTGAAGAAGGAACATGAGGTACGCATCCGCAACGGCATGCTGGCCTACGCAGCCCTCACCCGCCTGAAAGGCGGCGACAAGTCGCCCGAGGCGGTGGCTGCCTTCGACCAGCGGAAAGACGATCTCGGCTACGGCCTGCTGCTGAAGAAGTACACGCCGAACGTGATCGACGCCACGCCGGAACAGATCGGTATGGCGGTCAACGACACCTTCCCGAAAATCGCGCCGATGTTCTGGTCGTTCCGCCTGATGGTCGGGCTGGGCATGCTGTTCCTGTTCATCTTCTCCTGCTCGTTCTACTTCCTGATCCGCAAGCAGCTGGCCAAGCAGCGCTGGCTGCTGCGCCTGGCGGTGTACAGCATCCCGCTGCCATGGGTCGCGATCGAGCTGGGCTGGCTGCTGGCGGAATACGGCCGCCAGCCATGGACCATCTCGGGCGTGCTGCCGACCCACCTGTCGGCTTCGACCCTGCAGCCTGGCAGCCTCTACTTCAGCCTGGCCGGCTTCCTCGGCTTCTATGGTTTCCTGTTCATCATTGAAATGATACTGATGGTGAAATACGCCCGCCGCGGCCCGAGCAGCCTGCATACCGGCAAGTACCACTGGGAACGTCTGGCAGCATCCACTTCCGATTCGAGCGCCAAGGCATAA
- the adh gene encoding aldehyde dehydrogenase gives MNLADISKLATRNPFKQRYDNFIGGKFVPPVKGEYFENVSPVIGKTFCEIARSSAEDIELALDAAHAAKAAWGKTSPAERANILNKIADRMEANLELLAIAETIDNGKPIRETTAADIPLAIDHFRYFAGCIRAQEGSVATIDEQTYAYHFHEPLGVVGQIIPWNFPILMAVWKLAPALAAGNCVVIKPAEQTPASIMVWIELVQDLLPPGVLNIVNGFGLEAGKPLASSKRIAKIAFTGETTTGRLIMQYASQNIIPVTLELGGKSPNVFFADVMDQDDAFFDKCLEGFAMFALNQGEVCTCPSRALIQESIYDRFIERALKRVKAIKQGNPLDSATMIGAQASQEQLEKIMSYIDIGKQEGAKLLTGGARKQLGGDFEAGFYVEPTVFEGNNKMRIFQEEIFGPVLSVTTFKDEEEALALANDTLYGLGAGLWTRDGSRAFRMGRGIQAGRVWTNCYHLYPAHAAFGGYKQSGIGRENHKMMLDHYQQTKNLLVSYSPDAMGFF, from the coding sequence ATGAATCTCGCAGACATCAGCAAGCTAGCTACCCGCAATCCATTCAAGCAACGTTACGACAATTTCATCGGCGGCAAGTTTGTGCCGCCGGTCAAGGGTGAGTATTTCGAGAATGTCAGCCCGGTGATCGGCAAGACCTTCTGCGAAATCGCCCGTTCCAGCGCGGAAGACATCGAACTGGCGCTGGACGCCGCCCATGCCGCCAAGGCCGCCTGGGGCAAGACCTCGCCGGCCGAGCGCGCCAATATCCTGAACAAGATCGCCGACCGCATGGAAGCCAACCTGGAATTGCTGGCGATCGCCGAAACCATCGACAACGGCAAGCCGATCCGCGAAACCACTGCGGCTGACATCCCGCTGGCGATCGACCACTTCCGCTATTTCGCCGGCTGCATCCGCGCCCAGGAAGGTTCGGTGGCGACCATCGACGAGCAGACCTATGCCTACCATTTCCATGAACCGCTGGGCGTGGTCGGCCAGATCATTCCCTGGAACTTCCCGATCCTGATGGCGGTGTGGAAGCTGGCGCCGGCGCTGGCGGCCGGCAATTGCGTGGTGATCAAGCCGGCCGAGCAGACGCCGGCCTCGATCATGGTCTGGATCGAGCTGGTGCAAGACTTGCTGCCTCCCGGTGTCCTGAATATCGTCAACGGCTTCGGCCTGGAAGCCGGCAAGCCGCTGGCCTCCAGCAAGCGCATCGCCAAGATCGCTTTCACCGGCGAGACCACCACCGGCCGCCTGATCATGCAATATGCTTCGCAAAACATCATTCCTGTGACGCTGGAGCTGGGCGGCAAATCGCCCAATGTGTTCTTTGCCGATGTGATGGACCAGGACGATGCCTTCTTCGACAAATGCCTGGAAGGCTTCGCCATGTTTGCGCTGAACCAGGGCGAGGTCTGCACCTGTCCTTCGCGCGCGTTGATCCAGGAATCGATCTACGACCGTTTCATTGAGCGGGCATTGAAACGGGTCAAGGCCATCAAGCAGGGCAATCCGCTTGACAGCGCAACCATGATCGGCGCCCAGGCTTCGCAGGAGCAGCTGGAAAAAATCATGTCTTACATCGACATCGGCAAGCAGGAGGGCGCCAAGCTGCTCACCGGCGGCGCGCGCAAGCAACTGGGCGGTGATTTCGAAGCCGGCTTCTACGTCGAACCGACGGTATTCGAAGGCAACAACAAGATGCGCATCTTCCAGGAAGAAATCTTCGGCCCGGTGCTGTCGGTGACCACCTTCAAGGATGAGGAAGAGGCGCTGGCGCTGGCCAACGATACCTTGTACGGGCTCGGCGCCGGTCTGTGGACGCGCGACGGCTCGCGCGCCTTCCGCATGGGGCGCGGGATCCAGGCCGGCCGCGTCTGGACCAATTGCTATCATCTGTATCCGGCCCATGCAGCGTTTGGCGGCTACAAGCAATCCGGCATCGGCCGCGAAAACCACAAGATGATGCTGGATCATTATCAGCAGACCAAGAACCTGCTGGTCAGCTACAGTCCTGACGCCATGGGCTTTTTCTAA
- a CDS encoding sigma-54-dependent Fis family transcriptional regulator, producing the protein MSDLSCNRPAQRFALAASDPGVIEKSHQRSSAYGLARQDKPDIGPLGAAALSLLLEQNHALYTHALPVMETLYEQIINTHNMVLLTDASGVIVHALGDDDFLVKAERVALNPGVAWSEQSKGTNAIGTALAERAPTTVHADAHYLQANHFLTCSAAPIFDHQGKILGVLDVSGDRDSYHKHTMALVRMSAQMIENQLFTAAFENAVTLHFHSRPEFVGTLMEGIACFTPGGRFLSANRSALFQLGLPLTALQSHTFSSLFGLPVSTLFDHYRTAAPGLLDLCLHSGVRVSAKAELRLSNSVFQHFSEVRPAADAAAPAPSKSPPRLSSLRYLNTGDPQMAALIGKLDKVRGRDIPVLITGETGTGKELLAQAIHNDSPRRHGAFVAVNCASIPETLIESELFGYEEGAFTGARKKGGQGKILQANGGTLFLDEIGDMPLALQARLLRVLQERMVTPLGSTKSIPVNLALICATNRNLRELIAASLFREDLYYRLNGLVVKLPALRERSDLEAIVNKLLLEEPGGEPCCTVAPDIMALFHRHGWPGNFRQLSNLLRTAVVMAGADRVIRLEHLPDDFLEDVQALPPAALNAAGSGSLEDLAQTAVRQAFEASGGNVSATAKALGVSRNTVYRKLNLR; encoded by the coding sequence ATGAGTGACCTCTCATGCAACCGGCCGGCGCAGCGCTTTGCGCTGGCGGCCAGCGACCCCGGCGTGATCGAGAAATCGCACCAGCGTTCCAGCGCGTACGGCCTGGCGCGGCAGGACAAGCCCGATATCGGGCCGCTCGGCGCGGCTGCCCTGTCCTTGCTGCTGGAGCAGAACCATGCGCTGTACACGCATGCCTTGCCGGTCATGGAAACGCTGTACGAGCAGATCATCAATACCCACAACATGGTGCTGCTGACCGATGCCAGCGGCGTCATCGTGCATGCGCTGGGCGACGACGATTTCCTGGTCAAGGCCGAGCGGGTGGCGCTGAATCCGGGCGTGGCCTGGTCCGAACAAAGCAAGGGCACCAACGCCATCGGCACCGCGCTGGCGGAGCGGGCGCCGACCACGGTGCATGCCGACGCCCATTACCTGCAGGCCAACCATTTCCTGACTTGTTCGGCAGCGCCGATCTTCGACCACCAAGGCAAGATCCTCGGCGTACTGGATGTCAGCGGCGACCGCGACAGCTACCACAAGCACACCATGGCGCTGGTGCGGATGTCGGCGCAGATGATCGAGAACCAGCTGTTTACCGCCGCGTTTGAAAATGCGGTCACCTTGCATTTCCACAGCCGTCCCGAATTCGTCGGCACGCTGATGGAGGGCATCGCCTGCTTTACGCCGGGCGGGCGTTTCCTGTCCGCCAACCGCAGCGCCTTGTTCCAGCTCGGCTTGCCGCTGACGGCATTGCAGTCGCATACCTTCAGCTCGCTGTTCGGCTTGCCGGTATCGACCTTGTTCGATCATTATCGAACGGCGGCGCCGGGCTTGCTTGATCTTTGCCTGCACAGCGGCGTCAGAGTGTCTGCGAAAGCAGAGCTGAGGCTGTCGAACAGCGTGTTCCAGCATTTCAGCGAAGTCCGGCCGGCGGCGGATGCCGCCGCGCCGGCGCCGTCGAAATCGCCACCGCGGCTCTCCAGTCTGCGTTACCTGAATACCGGCGATCCGCAGATGGCGGCGCTGATCGGCAAGCTGGACAAGGTAAGAGGGCGCGACATCCCGGTGCTGATCACCGGCGAAACCGGCACCGGCAAGGAATTGCTGGCGCAGGCGATCCACAACGATTCACCGCGCCGGCATGGCGCTTTCGTCGCGGTCAATTGCGCATCGATTCCGGAAACGCTGATCGAGTCTGAGCTGTTCGGCTACGAAGAGGGAGCATTTACCGGCGCCCGGAAAAAAGGCGGCCAGGGCAAGATCCTGCAAGCCAACGGCGGCACCTTGTTCCTGGATGAAATCGGCGATATGCCACTGGCCTTGCAGGCGCGCCTGCTGCGCGTGCTGCAGGAACGGATGGTGACGCCGCTGGGCAGCACCAAGTCGATTCCGGTCAACCTGGCGCTGATCTGCGCCACCAACCGCAACCTGCGCGAGCTGATTGCCGCCAGCCTGTTCCGCGAGGACCTGTACTATCGCCTGAACGGGCTGGTGGTCAAGCTGCCGGCCTTGCGCGAACGTTCCGACCTTGAGGCCATCGTTAACAAGCTGCTGCTGGAAGAGCCCGGCGGCGAGCCTTGCTGTACGGTTGCGCCGGATATCATGGCACTGTTCCATCGCCACGGCTGGCCGGGCAATTTCCGCCAATTGAGCAACCTGCTCAGGACCGCGGTGGTGATGGCCGGCGCCGACCGCGTGATCCGGTTGGAGCACTTGCCTGACGATTTCCTGGAAGACGTGCAAGCGTTACCGCCGGCAGCGCTTAACGCTGCCGGCAGCGGCAGCCTGGAGGATCTGGCGCAAACGGCTGTAAGGCAGGCGTTTGAGGCCAGCGGCGGCAACGTTTCCGCTACCGCCAAGGCCCTGGGGGTGTCGCGCAATACGGTGTACCGCAAGCTGAACCTGCGTTGA
- a CDS encoding DUF2867 domain-containing protein — MSAAYAVANLVAPSAECEALLPDHDFVDAYQVLASLPGLSARQAAEAIIKHPPGWIRQLMATRNRVMSLFRLRTVEFGVDDPRALPHTLGGFPLVAQSDREVVLGFDDNHLDFRISIRVAPDGPEATQVTLSTIVKTNNLLGRSYLATIKPFHRLIVRHLLEHARFRLQPP; from the coding sequence ATGAGCGCCGCCTATGCCGTGGCAAACCTGGTTGCCCCCAGCGCGGAGTGCGAGGCGCTCTTGCCTGACCATGATTTTGTCGATGCCTACCAGGTCCTGGCCAGCCTTCCCGGCCTGAGCGCCAGACAGGCCGCCGAGGCCATCATCAAGCATCCGCCCGGCTGGATCAGACAACTGATGGCGACCCGCAACCGCGTGATGAGTTTGTTCCGGCTGCGCACGGTGGAATTCGGCGTCGACGATCCGCGTGCGCTGCCGCATACGTTGGGCGGCTTCCCGCTGGTGGCGCAATCGGATCGCGAAGTGGTGCTGGGATTCGACGACAACCACCTGGATTTCCGCATCAGCATCAGAGTCGCGCCGGACGGCCCGGAGGCAACGCAAGTGACGCTCTCGACCATCGTCAAGACCAACAACTTGCTGGGACGCAGCTATCTGGCGACGATCAAGCCTTTCCACCGGCTGATCGTGCGCCATCTGCTGGAGCATGCACGCTTCCGGCTGCAACCGCCCTGA
- a CDS encoding elongation factor P, with protein MKPAKEIRVGNIIMVDSKPMIVLRSDVNGSSRTGFTYKWKLKNLLTNAPMENVFRGDDKFDVVVLDKKPVTYSYFADPLFVFMDADYEQYEIEEENLGDALHYLKDGMECEAVFYDGKAISVELPTTIQRQVIYSEPAVKGNTSGNVLKEAKIENAIEANQHIVMVPLFVSSDDVIEIDTRTNEFKKRA; from the coding sequence ATGAAACCAGCAAAAGAAATTCGTGTCGGCAACATCATCATGGTTGACAGCAAGCCTATGATCGTCCTGCGCTCTGACGTCAACGGTTCGAGCCGCACGGGCTTCACCTACAAGTGGAAACTGAAGAACCTGCTGACCAACGCCCCGATGGAAAACGTTTTCCGCGGCGACGACAAGTTCGACGTGGTCGTGCTCGACAAGAAGCCGGTCACCTATTCGTACTTTGCCGATCCGCTGTTCGTGTTCATGGACGCTGATTACGAACAATACGAAATCGAAGAAGAAAACCTGGGCGACGCCCTGCACTACCTGAAAGACGGCATGGAATGCGAAGCCGTGTTTTACGACGGCAAGGCAATCTCGGTCGAACTGCCGACCACGATCCAGCGCCAGGTGATCTACTCGGAGCCAGCGGTCAAGGGCAACACTTCGGGCAACGTCCTGAAAGAAGCCAAGATTGAAAACGCCATCGAAGCCAACCAGCACATCGTCATGGTGCCGCTGTTCGTCAGCTCCGACGACGTGATTGAAATCGACACACGCACTAACGAGTTCAAGAAGCGCGCTTAA
- the cydX gene encoding cytochrome bd-I oxidase subunit CydX produces MWYFAWILGVGLALAFGIINVMWLEANYAFGSRDEETTRERFESAAAEHEQARARKK; encoded by the coding sequence ATGTGGTATTTCGCATGGATATTAGGAGTCGGCCTGGCGCTGGCGTTCGGCATCATCAACGTTATGTGGCTGGAGGCCAATTACGCCTTCGGCAGCAGGGATGAAGAAACCACGCGCGAACGCTTTGAAAGCGCGGCGGCCGAACATGAACAAGCACGGGCGCGCAAGAAATGA
- a CDS encoding MarR family winged helix-turn-helix transcriptional regulator, with protein MTTDKVDKILEQWQTERPDLDSSPMGVIGRISRLSHYLERGVNDGLEPFGLTSWSFDVLATLRRAGAPYRLSPNALLQSLMITSGTMTNRIDHLERAGLVERAHNPDDRRSVLITLTAAGLALAERAVAAHVGNEQRLLAHMNAQDQAQLAGLLRQLLVGLES; from the coding sequence ATGACAACGGATAAGGTTGATAAGATTCTTGAGCAGTGGCAAACCGAGCGTCCGGACCTAGACAGCTCGCCGATGGGCGTGATCGGCCGCATCAGCCGCCTGTCGCATTACCTGGAGCGCGGCGTCAATGACGGCCTGGAGCCGTTCGGCCTCACCAGCTGGTCGTTCGATGTGCTGGCGACCCTGCGTCGGGCGGGGGCGCCATATCGGCTGTCGCCGAATGCGCTGCTGCAGTCGTTGATGATTACCTCGGGCACCATGACCAACCGCATCGATCACCTGGAGCGTGCCGGGCTGGTCGAGCGCGCCCACAATCCGGATGACCGGCGCAGTGTCTTGATCACGCTGACCGCCGCCGGCCTGGCGCTGGCGGAGCGGGCAGTGGCGGCCCATGTGGGCAATGAGCAGCGCTTGCTGGCGCACATGAATGCCCAGGATCAGGCGCAGCTGGCGGGCTTGCTGCGGCAGCTGCTGGTCGGGCTGGAATCCTGA
- the cydB gene encoding cytochrome d ubiquinol oxidase subunit II, producing MFDYETLKVIWWGFVGVLLIGFALTDGFDFGVGMMLPFIGKTDAERRVVINSIGSTWEGNQTWFITAGGAIFAAWPLVYGAAFSGFYVALMLLLFSLFFRPVGFDYRSKVADTRWRNAWDWGLFAGGFVPPLIFGVAFGNLFLGVPFHYDDTMRVEYTGNFFQLLNPFGLLAGLLSVAMLLMHGAAYLQVKTDALIAQRARGVAKVAGLVTVLLFVAGGFWVAFGIHGYRITGMPDANSAFMPIVKTVTTANGAWLDNYARWPAIWALPIIAVAGALLCVVFSAANKAMAAFLSSGLCVTAIILTAGASLFPFIMPSSLAPNSSLTIWDAVSSHKTLGIMFWVVVIMLPIIMLYTSWVYRVMRGKVTLKHIEDNEHTAY from the coding sequence ATGTTTGACTATGAAACCTTGAAAGTAATCTGGTGGGGCTTTGTCGGCGTGCTGTTGATCGGTTTCGCCCTCACTGACGGCTTCGACTTCGGGGTCGGCATGATGCTGCCCTTTATCGGCAAGACCGATGCCGAACGCCGGGTCGTCATCAATTCGATAGGCAGCACCTGGGAAGGCAACCAGACCTGGTTCATCACCGCCGGCGGCGCCATCTTCGCGGCCTGGCCGCTGGTCTACGGCGCGGCGTTCTCGGGTTTCTATGTGGCCTTGATGCTGCTGCTGTTCTCGCTGTTCTTCCGCCCGGTCGGCTTCGACTATCGCAGCAAGGTGGCCGATACGCGCTGGCGCAATGCCTGGGACTGGGGCTTGTTCGCCGGCGGGTTCGTGCCGCCGCTGATTTTCGGCGTCGCCTTCGGCAACCTGTTCCTCGGCGTGCCTTTCCACTACGACGACACCATGCGGGTGGAATACACCGGCAACTTCTTCCAGCTGCTCAATCCCTTCGGCTTGCTGGCTGGCCTGCTGAGCGTCGCCATGCTGCTGATGCACGGCGCGGCTTACCTGCAAGTCAAGACCGATGCCCTGATCGCCCAGCGGGCGCGCGGCGTCGCCAAGGTCGCCGGGCTGGTGACAGTGCTGTTGTTCGTGGCAGGCGGCTTCTGGGTGGCTTTCGGCATCCACGGCTACCGCATCACCGGCATGCCGGACGCCAACAGCGCCTTCATGCCTATTGTCAAGACCGTGACTACTGCCAACGGCGCCTGGCTCGACAACTACGCACGCTGGCCTGCGATCTGGGCCTTGCCGATCATTGCAGTAGCCGGCGCTTTGCTGTGCGTAGTGTTCAGCGCCGCCAACAAGGCCATGGCAGCATTCCTGTCCAGCGGCCTTTGTGTGACCGCCATTATCCTCACTGCCGGCGCCTCGCTGTTCCCGTTCATCATGCCGTCTTCGCTAGCTCCCAACAGCAGCCTGACGATCTGGGATGCGGTATCCAGCCACAAGACGCTAGGCATCATGTTCTGGGTGGTGGTCATCATGCTGCCGATCATCATGCTTTATACAAGCTGGGTGTACCGGGTCATGCGCGGCAAGGTCACGCTCAAGCATATCGAAGACAACGAACACACTGCTTATTAA
- a CDS encoding DUF779 domain-containing protein yields MPSIIARVSATAAALDLLRSLRQKHGPVMFFQSGGCCDGSSPMCYALGEFQVGDADVYLGDLDGAPFYIGAEQFEYWKHTQLIIDVVQGNGGMFSLENGSGLRFLSRSRLFSDDEYARVAETPLLLGSQSGN; encoded by the coding sequence ATGCCCTCGATTATCGCCCGCGTCAGCGCCACCGCCGCCGCACTCGACCTGTTGCGCAGCCTCAGGCAAAAGCATGGTCCGGTGATGTTTTTCCAATCGGGCGGCTGCTGCGACGGCAGTTCGCCCATGTGCTACGCGCTGGGAGAATTCCAGGTCGGCGATGCCGATGTCTATCTGGGCGACCTGGACGGCGCGCCGTTCTACATCGGCGCAGAGCAGTTTGAATACTGGAAGCACACCCAGCTGATCATCGATGTCGTGCAGGGCAACGGCGGCATGTTTTCCCTGGAAAACGGCAGCGGCCTCAGGTTTCTCAGCCGCTCGCGCTTGTTCAGCGATGACGAATATGCCAGGGTGGCCGAAACTCCTTTGTTATTGGGTAGCCAGTCTGGCAACTGA
- a CDS encoding EamA family transporter — protein MRKNSLLGDILLTAIAPAIWGSTYLVTTQLLPAGHPLMLAMLRALPVGLLLLVLLHKLPSGIWWLRVFVLGALNFTIFWSLLFVSAYRLPGGVAATVGAIQPLLVLLFSWLMFKEAPRRLGLLAGAAGIVGVALLVLTPSAALDGWGVGAGLLGTLAMAIGTALSKRWRAPVSPLTFTAWQLSAGGLLLLPLALWLEPPLPALSTQNIAGFIYLGLVGAGLTYWLWFRGLQKLQAAAAASLGLLSPVTATVLGWLVLDQQLTPLQILGAAIILLSVWLGQWAARPTPAKPARTNATRPQRHAAPLRG, from the coding sequence ATGAGAAAAAATTCACTTCTTGGCGATATCCTCCTGACCGCGATTGCACCGGCCATCTGGGGCAGCACCTACCTGGTGACAACCCAGCTGCTGCCGGCCGGACATCCGCTGATGCTGGCAATGCTGCGCGCGCTGCCGGTCGGCCTGTTGCTGCTGGTCTTGCTGCACAAGCTGCCGAGCGGCATCTGGTGGCTGCGCGTGTTCGTGCTGGGCGCACTCAACTTCACCATTTTCTGGTCGCTGCTGTTCGTCTCGGCCTACCGCTTGCCGGGCGGCGTCGCTGCCACAGTCGGCGCCATTCAGCCGCTGCTGGTGCTGCTGTTTTCCTGGCTGATGTTCAAGGAAGCGCCGCGCCGCCTGGGGTTGCTGGCCGGCGCCGCCGGCATCGTTGGCGTCGCTTTGCTGGTGTTGACGCCATCCGCTGCGCTCGATGGCTGGGGCGTAGGCGCCGGCTTGCTGGGCACGTTGGCGATGGCGATAGGCACCGCGCTCAGCAAACGCTGGCGCGCACCGGTATCGCCGCTGACTTTCACTGCCTGGCAATTGAGCGCGGGCGGCTTGCTGCTACTGCCGCTAGCGTTATGGCTGGAACCGCCGTTGCCTGCGCTGAGCACGCAAAACATCGCCGGCTTCATCTATCTGGGCCTGGTCGGCGCCGGGCTGACTTACTGGCTGTGGTTCCGCGGCCTGCAAAAACTGCAGGCCGCAGCGGCAGCGTCGCTCGGTCTGTTGAGCCCGGTAACCGCCACCGTGCTGGGCTGGCTGGTGCTGGACCAGCAACTGACGCCGCTACAGATACTGGGGGCAGCGATCATCCTGCTCAGCGTCTGGCTAGGACAATGGGCGGCACGGCCAACGCCAGCCAAACCGGCGCGCACCAATGCAACAAGGCCGCAGCGCCATGCTGCCCCACTGCGGGGTTAG